acacaactttaaaaaatacacaactttttttttcaccatGAGCAATCCATTTTCCAAGCGAAGAAGAGTAGACGGGGAGATCAATCGGGAGGTacttgattttgattttgccAAGATATGCCTGCAGACGCTATCGTCGACCAATGTGTATGCGTGTTTGGCGTGTGGGAAGTACTTTGAGGGGCGGTCACCGTCGTCGCCGGCCTATAAACACGCGGTGTCGACCAACCACCAGATGTATATGAGTTTTGCCACTGAAAAGTTTTATGAGCTACCTCAGGATCGGGAGGTGCTGCCAGTTCAGGATGTGATAGACTACTATAATCCCAGGTATACTCCCCGCGATATAGACCTCCTTCCTAGGATATCGTTTGATTTGCACAAAAAGTACCTTGTTGGGTATGTTGGGTTGAATAATATTAAGAAGAACGACTATGCGAATGTGGTGGTGCAGGTACTAGCGCATATTGAACCGGTCAGGAACTATTACTTGTTGGAGACGCCCACAAACCCCTTGAATGTGCATCTAGGACTCCTTATTCGAAAGATGTGGTCGCCACACTTGTTCAAGAGCCACATCGCGCCCCACGAGTTTATGAATAGTGTATCAGAGGAATCAAAGAAGAGGTTTACGTTGGAGAAGGGGCACCCGAAACTGT
This genomic stretch from Candida albicans SC5314 chromosome 1, complete sequence harbors:
- a CDS encoding mRNA splicing protein (Putative zinc-finger domain protein with a predicted role in pre-mRNA splicing; Hap43-repressed; Spider biofilm repressed), yielding MSNPFSKRRRVDGEINREVLDFDFAKICSQTLSSTNVYACLACGKYFEGRSPSSPAYKHAVSTNHQMYMSFATEKFYELPQDREVSPVQDVIDYYNPRYTPRDIDLLPRISFDLHKKYLVGYVGLNNIKKNDYANVVVQVLAHIEPVRNYYLLETPTNPLNVHLGLLIRKMWSPHLFKSHIAPHEFMNSVSEESKKRFTLEKGHPKSFLLWLLNRGGPYECLRGKVEVTSTPIVPHEGKDKV